A region from the Bubalus kerabau isolate K-KA32 ecotype Philippines breed swamp buffalo chromosome 23, PCC_UOA_SB_1v2, whole genome shotgun sequence genome encodes:
- the LOC129637334 gene encoding uncharacterized protein LOC129637334: MGANNSSLTLNCILKNWDRFDPQGLKKTHLVFLCDTAWPRYPLEDGERWPVGGSLKYNTVLQLDQFCKEQGKWVEVAYVLPFYSLRNMPDLCPKGIDLGVKPSAPSCPLTLPPCWGLQTGIQTAHMEVQTTPVSVRPQTTLVSVETQTIEVRDEMEDRRQREEEKQVSPIYPWDHMHRAARKTEEQSHKLLPLYETPTGRNNQSVRVNKPFSYQEIQRIKEDLGDYLDDPEKYIRAFKGVTLLYDLTWKDVMYILGQTLTPESKTRVLEKAVAYRDKWLGNESVGKRENEISALPTGNQAVPTIEPDWDYNTAKGRWDQSHFVRCILEGLRQARSKPLNYGKLADIEQEEKAPGKFLDRLREGLRGFTEIDPESEEGKVILKDRFLTQSAPDIRRKLLKQAYGPNQSLDTLLQLAQTVYYGREYEEKKERQKRTKEKAEAFAMAMKNVLKQPEKSAQRGPGENRWACYYCGKEGHLKRDCPQASKPPPAPCPVCKGPHWKRDCPQRRRSPGSDSQDNQD, translated from the coding sequence atgggagctaacaattccagcctcactctgaactgtatcctgaaaaactgggatagatttgatccccagggcttaaagaagacacacctggtcttcctatgtgatactgcatggccacggtatccattggaggacggcGAACGGTGGccggttggagggtctcttaagtataatactgttctacaattagaccagttctgtaaggaacaagggaaatgggtagaagtagcatatgtgttgcccttttactctctgcgaaatatgccagacttatgtcctaagggtatagatttgggcgtgaaaccttcagctccctcctgtcctcttactttgcccccgtgctggggactccaaactgggattcaaactgcccacatggaggtccaaacaactcctgtctcagtacgacctcagactactctggtttcagtagaaactcagaccatcgaagtaagagatgagatggaggacaggagacaaagagaagaggaaaaacaggtttctccaatctatccctgggaccATATGCACAGAGCAGCCAGGAAGACTGAGGAACAGtcacacaagctgttgcctctttatgaaacacccaccgggagaaataatcagtctgtgagagttaataagcctttttcttatcaagaaatacaaagaatcaaggaagatctgggagactatttagatgacccagaaaaatatattagagcttttaaaggtgttactctgctttatgacctcacttggaaggatgtgatgtatatcttaggacaaacgctgactcccgagtcaaagactcgagttttggaAAAAGCGGTTGCTTATAGAGAtaaatggcttggtaatgaatcagtagggaagagggagaacgagatatcggccctccccactgggaatcaggcggtcccaactatagaaccagactgggactacaacacagctaaaggaagatgggatcagagtcattttgttaggtgtattcttgaaggacttaggcaggcacgttctaagcctttaaactatggcaaattggcagatatagaacaggaggaaaaagctcctggtaaattcctagatagactgagagaaggccttcgcggattcactgagattgatcccgaaagtgaagagggaaaagtaatcttaaaggatagatttctcactcagtcggctccagatatccgccgtaagctattaaaacaggcgtatggaccaaatcagtctttagatactctgttacaactggctcagacagtctattatggtagggaatatgaggaaaagaaagaaaggcaaaaaaggacaaaggaaaaggcggaagccttcgccatggctatgaaaaacgttcttaaacagcctgagaaaagtgcccagaggggcccaggtgaaaacAGATGGGCTTGCtactactgtggaaaggaggggcacctcaagcgggattgccctcaggcatctaagccgcccccggctccatgtccggtctgcaaaggaccacactggaagagagactgcccccagaggcgtaggtctcccgggtcggactctcaagacaatcaggactga